A segment of the Sphingomonas kaistensis genome:
CGGCGAGATTGCAGGCGGCCAGCGCCACCACCAGCACGGACCGGTCGCCGGACACCAGCCCGGCGGCGACATTGCCCGCGAAGGAAGCGAGGAGGAGCAGCGGCCAGCGCGGGCGCGCCGTACGAAGCAGGATGGCGATGATCGCCGCATTCGCGACCCACACCGACGCGATCCGACCGCCCTCACGCGTCAGTTCGATCCCGGCGAGGGCGAGGGCGAACATCAGGAAGAAGGCGAAGGCGGGAAGCCAGACCCTGTTTCCGACATGCGCGGAGCCCATGCAATGTCCCTCCAGCAGTTCGGCCGGTGGAGGGTGGGTAAAGCGGACGCTTCCGGCCAGCAGGGACTGGTCCGGTCCGGAGCGAGGCTTCCCGAACAGAGGGAAAGGTTGGTCCGATGTCGCGCTTTCTGCCGGGAACCCCGCTGATTCAGGTCAGCAAGGTTCCCGGCATCAAGGCGAAGGCGATCCTCAGCTCGCGGGGGCGAGCACCGAATCGATTTCGTGCACCACGCCGTTGCGGGCGGGCTGTTCGGCGCCGACGATCCGCGCGGACTGGCCGCCCGGACCGGCGATCTTGAGACCGTCGCCCTCGCGGGTCACGGTCAGCGGTTCTCCGGCCATGGTGGCGATGGTGGCCTTGCCATTGCCGTTCTCGACGGCGCGGTTGAGGTCCGCGGCGAGGATGGTGCCGGGCAGGATGTGACCCCGCAGCAGCGCCGTGATCCTGGCCTTTTGCGCTGGCTGGTCGAGGCCTTCCCAGGTGGCCTTGTCGAGCTTGTCGAGCGCCGCGCCGCTGGGCAGCAGGAGCGTGTACGGCTCCTTGCCCGCAAGCACCGGCTCCATCCCCGCGGCCTTGACCAGCTGGGCAAGCCTTGGGTTGCCGCCGACCAGCGCCGCAAGGTCCTGCGAGCGGGCCCCGGACGCCACGGCGGCGTTGGTTTCGAGGTCGGTGTTACCGGCCGACTGGTTGCCCCCGTCCCCCTGCCCGCACGAAGCGAGCAGGAGGGCGGCAAGGCTTGTCGCTACGAGGCGGCGCATCAGACCAGGGTCTCCACGATCGCCTGAACGATCTGCGTCGTCGGATCGACGTCGTAGATGTAGCCGTCGTTGTAACGGTACATGTGCTGGTCGTTGTCGACGTAGCGGTCACGATAGTCGTACGGCACGTTGTAGACGTCGTAGCCCGCCGGCATCGGCTGGCCGACCCCGAAGCCGCCCGCCAGCAGCGAGACGATGGCCTCGATCACGCCGCCCTGCGGGTTAACCTGGTAGATGGCGCCGTCGGCATAGCGATAATAGTCGTCGCCATTGTCGGCGTACCACGGCTGATACTGGACCGGGACGTTGTAGTAGCCGAGATAGTCCTGGGGATAGGCGGAGCCCACGTAATAGGCTCCATTCCAGTCGTCGGCGAGCGGCCAGTAGGCATCGACATAGTTCCGGTCGCGGTCGATCCGGTAAACATAGTCGTTGCTGGTCCGGTAGTAATAATCGTCATTGTCCGGATACCAGTCGCGGTAATAGGTCGGCAGCAGGGCCGAGCCGAGCGCGACCGGGATCGCGGCGCCGACCAGCTTCCTGGCCTGCCCCGGGGGAAGGCAGCCATTGCCCTTGGCGGCGAGGCCCGGAGGGCAGCCATTGACGAGGCCGGTCGTCCGGAAGGCCGGACTGGCGACGTAATTGTAGCCCTGGTCGGAGCGGAAGAAGTTGCGGTCGACCCTGTCCTGGCGCTGGACATAGCGCTGATCGACCGGCGCGATGGCGCGCTCCTGGATCCGGCCACGCTCCTGCACACGGCCGCGCTCCTGCACGACACGCTGGTTGCCGCCGCCTCTCTGGACTTGGGCGGGACCACGATCCTGGCGCGCTTCACGGACCGGCCCACGGGCCTGCTGCTGGCGTTCGGCGCGTACCTGGCGTTGCGG
Coding sequences within it:
- a CDS encoding fasciclin domain-containing protein, producing MRRLVATSLAALLLASCGQGDGGNQSAGNTDLETNAAVASGARSQDLAALVGGNPRLAQLVKAAGMEPVLAGKEPYTLLLPSGAALDKLDKATWEGLDQPAQKARITALLRGHILPGTILAADLNRAVENGNGKATIATMAGEPLTVTREGDGLKIAGPGGQSARIVGAEQPARNGVVHEIDSVLAPAS